In a genomic window of Flavobacteriales bacterium:
- a CDS encoding class I SAM-dependent methyltransferase: MSAYYESNEYISHDATGQTALARVYRALRSIALRSKSSILRAYSPSGHILDVGCGTGEFLALLAKSNYSTSGVEPGLRARETAIQSHNLKVYPSLESIPTTVKFQAITLWHVLEHVPNLPQSIQLYHGLLEKGGHLLIAVPNRLSWDAKHYGAAWAAWDVPRHLWHFRRSDVVVLLSRQGFRLVATRRMWFDAYYIALLSERYLGRPSWLAWIHALLFGTVSNFISIVTGQPTSSSLFIAEKIDFGGSSVDRK, encoded by the coding sequence TTGTCCGCTTACTACGAGTCTAATGAATATATATCCCACGACGCGACGGGCCAAACCGCCCTTGCACGGGTTTATCGCGCTTTACGTTCAATCGCACTGCGTTCGAAATCATCTATTCTACGTGCCTATTCCCCCTCTGGCCATATATTGGATGTGGGTTGCGGGACGGGAGAGTTTTTGGCGCTCTTGGCCAAATCCAACTACTCTACATCGGGTGTTGAGCCGGGTCTTCGGGCGCGTGAAACAGCTATCCAATCACACAACCTAAAGGTCTACCCCTCCCTAGAGAGCATTCCAACCACCGTCAAGTTCCAAGCAATTACGCTCTGGCATGTGCTCGAGCATGTTCCAAATCTTCCACAGTCCATCCAACTATACCATGGCCTCCTTGAGAAGGGGGGGCATCTCCTAATAGCCGTCCCAAACAGGTTGTCCTGGGACGCAAAGCACTACGGAGCCGCTTGGGCCGCTTGGGACGTGCCCAGACATCTATGGCATTTCCGGAGGTCCGATGTCGTCGTTCTTTTATCCCGGCAAGGGTTCAGGCTGGTCGCAACCCGGCGAATGTGGTTTGACGCTTACTACATAGCCCTGTTAAGTGAGCGTTATCTGGGGCGCCCCTCTTGGTTGGCCTGGATACATGCGCTCTTGTTCGGGACGGTTTCCAATTTCATCTCCATCGTTACCGGCCAGCCGACCTCGAGTTCCTTGTTCATTGCCGAAAAGATTGATTTCGGCGGCTCTTCGGTCGATAGAAAGTAG